The following proteins come from a genomic window of Candidatus Paceibacterota bacterium:
- the recO gene encoding DNA repair protein RecO yields the protein MLHETIKTKAVVIGEKELGEDDKLFYLYTKKFGKIEVLGKAIRKPQAKLKGGLQILNLINLEFVKGKNFNIVTDAILKEDFSEIKENPKLFRMALYISDILNKLVNGEEKDEEIWNLLLETLKKIKKNKPGSEWLFVRYFEWVLFSFLGFEPELYYCIECEKKINEGKIFFSAKDGGLIDAEHIQNKEKRGKEISRDIIKILRLIIHKDENILEKLKINNYQKEELKKITKYYLYYIIQEKVFVI from the coding sequence ATGCTTCACGAAACAATAAAGACAAAAGCAGTTGTTATTGGCGAAAAAGAACTGGGCGAAGATGATAAGTTATTTTATTTATACACAAAAAAATTTGGCAAAATTGAGGTTTTAGGAAAAGCAATTAGAAAACCACAAGCAAAATTAAAAGGAGGTCTCCAGATTTTAAACTTAATTAATCTTGAGTTTGTTAAAGGTAAGAACTTTAATATAGTAACTGATGCTATATTAAAAGAAGATTTTTCGGAAATAAAAGAAAATCCGAAATTATTTAGGATGGCACTTTATATTTCTGATATTTTAAACAAACTTGTAAATGGAGAGGAGAAAGATGAAGAAATTTGGAATTTACTTCTTGAGACATTAAAAAAAATTAAAAAAAATAAACCAGGAAGTGAATGGCTTTTTGTAAGATATTTTGAGTGGGTTCTTTTTTCCTTTTTGGGTTTTGAACCCGAGCTTTATTATTGTATTGAATGCGAAAAGAAAATAAACGAAGGAAAGATTTTCTTCTCTGCAAAAGATGGGGGGTTAATTGACGCAGAACACATTCAAAATAAAGAGAAAAGAGGTAAAGAAATATCAAGAGATATTATTAAGATATTAAGATTAATTATTCATAAAGACGAAAATATTCTGGAAAAACTTAAAATTAACAATTATCAAAAAGAAGAATTAAAGAAAATTACAAAGTATTATCTCTATTATATTATTCAAGAAAAAGTGTTTGTAATTTAA